A single window of Dendropsophus ebraccatus isolate aDenEbr1 chromosome 5, aDenEbr1.pat, whole genome shotgun sequence DNA harbors:
- the TRPC6 gene encoding short transient receptor potential channel 6 isoform X3, whose translation MFSDRSTSLTAEEERFLDAAEYGNIPVIRKMMEECLSLNVNCVDYMGQNALQLAVANEHLEITELLLKKENLARVGDALLLAISKGYVRIVEAILGHPSFAEGKRLTTSPSQAEFQHDDFYAYDEDGTRFSQDITPIILAAHCQEYEIVHTLLRKGARIERPHDYFCKCSECSEKQKHDSFSHSRSRINAYKGLASPAYLSLSSEDPVMTALELSNELAVLANIEKEFKNDYKKLSMQCKDFVVGLLDLCRNTEEVEAILNGDVETNHSSGDASDRPSLCRLKLAIKYEVKKFVAHPNCQQQLLSIWYENISGLRQQTTAVKFLVVLAVAVGLPFLAMVYWVAPCSKLGKIMRGPFMKFVAHAASFTIFLGLLVMNAADRFEGTKILPNESITDNAKQLFRMKTSCFSWMELLIISWVIGMIWSECKEIWSQGPREYMFELWNILDFGMLAIFAASFIARFMAFWHASRAQNYVDDDENIKDVTSATLPPEIKYYTFARIKWLPSDPQIISEGLYAIAVVLSFSRIAYILPANESFGPLQISLGRTVKDIFKFMVIFIMVFVAFMIGMFNLYSYYLGAKQNDAFTTVEESFKTLFWAIFGLSEVKSVVINYGHKFIENIGYVLYGVYNVTMVIVLLNMLIAMINSSFQEIEDDADVEWKFARAKLWFSYFEEGRTLPVPFNLVPSPKSFVYIALKIKSFLPRIFSCHSKGLQEDSEMNKLGHSKHSSIRSSEDGNLNNISHPPTRYQKIMKRLIKRYVLKAQVDKESDEVNEGELKEIKQDISSLRYELLEEKTHNTEDLAELIRKLGERLSIDPKKP comes from the exons ATGTTTAGTGACCGCTCCACCAGCCTTACAGCAGAGGAAGAGCGGTTTTTGGACGCAGCAGAATATGGTAACATTCCTGTAATAAGAAAAATGATGGAGGAGTGTCTCTCTTTAAACGTTAACTGCGTGGACTACATGGGTCAGAACGCTCTGCAACTAGCCGTGGCCAATGAGCACTTGGAGATTACAGAACTTTTACTTAAGAAAGAAAACTTGGCCCGGGTGGGGGATGCCTTGCTTCTAGCCATCAGCAAAGGATATGTGCGGATAGTGGAGGCCATACTGGGACACCCATCATTTGCCGAAGGGAAGCGGCTCACCACAAGCCCAAGCCAAGCCGAATTCCAGCACGACGACTTCTATGCCTACGATGAAGATGGAACTAGGTTCTCTCAAGACATAACGCCCATCATTTTGGCGGCTCATTGCCAGGAATATGAGATCGTTCATACGCTGCTAAGGAAAGGAGCCCGGATTGAGAGGCCTCATGACTATTTTTGTAAATGCAGTGAATgtagtgaaaaacaaaaacatgactCTTTTAGCCACTCCAGGTCCAGGATTAATGCATATAAAGGTCTTGCCAGTCCAGCATACCTGTCTTTGTCTAGCGAAGACCCTGTTATGACGGCTTTAGAGCTCAGCAATGAGCTGGCTGTATTAGCTAATATAGAAAAAGAATTCAAG aATGACTACAAAAAATTGTCTATGCAATGCAAGGACTTTGTTGTTGGACTTCTTGATTTGTGCAGAAACACAGAGGAGGTGGAAGCGATATTAAATGGTGATGTAGAAACGAACCACAGCTCTGGAGATGCTAGCGACCGGCCGAGCCTCTGCCGATTAAAACTCGCTATTAAGTATGAAGTTAAAAAG tttgtggcTCATCCCAATTGCCAGCAGCAGCTTCTTTCCATCTGGTATGAAAATATATCAGGATTGCGGCAACAGACCACAGCGGTAAAATTTCTGGTCGTTTTGGCTGTAGCAGTCGGCTTGCCATTTCTTGCAATGGTCTACTGGGTGGCACCGTGCAGCAAG CTTGGTAAGATAATGCGCGGACCTTTCATGAAGTTTGTAGCTCACGCGGCCTCATTTACTATTTTCCTTGGTCTGCTAGTGATGAACGCGGCCGACAGATTCGAAGGCACCAAGATCCTTCCTAACGAAAGCATCACGGATAATGCAAAGCAGCTCTTTAGGATGAAGACCTCTTGCTTCTCCTGGATGGAATTGCTCATTATCTCCTGGGTAATAG GTATGATCTGGTCCGAATGTAAAGAAATTTGGTCCCAAGGGCCCAGGGAATACATGTTTGAACTGTGGAATATTCTGGATTTCGGTATGTTGGCCATCTTTGCGGCATCATTCATCGCTAGGTTCATGGCCTTCTGGCATGCGTCCCGGGCACAGAACTATGTGGACGATGATGAGAACATCAAGGACGTGACAAGTGCCACACTGCCTCCCGAAATAAAATACTACACTTTTG CCAGAATAAAATGGCTGCCGTCAGATCCGCAGATCATCTCGGAGGGCCTCTACGCGATCGCGGTTGTTCTGAGCTTCTCTCGCATTGCCTATATCCTACCAGCCAATGAAAGCTTCGGACCCTTACAGATCTCGCTAGGAAGGACAGTGAAGGACATCTTTAAGTTCATGGTGATCTTTATTATGGTGTTTGTGGCCTTCATGATCGGAATGTTTAACCTCTACTCTTATTATCTGGGAGCCAAGCAAAACGACGCCTTCACCAC AGTTGAAGAAAGCTTTAAGACTTTATTCTGGGCCATATTTGGACTTTCTGAAGTGAAGTCGGTGGTCATCAACTACGGGCATAAATTTATAGAGAATATCGGCTATGTCCTGTATGGGGTTTACAATGTCACTATGGTGATCGTACTACTCAACATGCTGATCGCCATGATCAACAGCTCCTTCCAGGAGATCGAG GATGACGCAGATGTGGAGTGGAAATTTGCCAGGGCCAAACTTTGGTTTTCGTACTTTGAGGAAGGAAGGACCCTTCCAGTGCCATTCAACCTGGTGCCAAGTCCCAAATCGTTTGTTTACATTGCGCTGAAAATAAAATCCTTCCTTCCTAGAATATTTTCCTGCCACTCAAAGGGTTTACAGGAGGACTCCGAGATGAACAAG CTCGGTCACAGTAAACACTCGAGCATAAGAAGTTCTGAAGATGGCAACCTGAACAACATCAGTCACCCGCCCACCAGATATCAG
- the TRPC6 gene encoding short transient receptor potential channel 6 isoform X2, translating to MLSQEERRAPDTRLSHRRQTLLREKGRRQANRGPAYMFSDRSTSLTAEEERFLDAAEYGNIPVIRKMMEECLSLNVNCVDYMGQNALQLAVANEHLEITELLLKKENLARVGDALLLAISKGYVRIVEAILGHPSFAEGKRLTTSPSQAEFQHDDFYAYDEDGTRFSQDITPIILAAHCQEYEIVHTLLRKGARIERPHDYFCKCSECSEKQKHDSFSHSRSRINAYKGLASPAYLSLSSEDPVMTALELSNELAVLANIEKEFKNDYKKLSMQCKDFVVGLLDLCRNTEEVEAILNGDVETNHSSGDASDRPSLCRLKLAIKYEVKKFVAHPNCQQQLLSIWYENISGLRQQTTAVKFLVVLAVAVGLPFLAMVYWVAPCSKLGKIMRGPFMKFVAHAASFTIFLGLLVMNAADRFEGTKILPNESITDNAKQLFRMKTSCFSWMELLIISWVIGMIWSECKEIWSQGPREYMFELWNILDFGMLAIFAASFIARFMAFWHASRAQNYVDDDENIKDVTSATLPPEIKYYTFARIKWLPSDPQIISEGLYAIAVVLSFSRIAYILPANESFGPLQISLGRTVKDIFKFMVIFIMVFVAFMIGMFNLYSYYLGAKQNDAFTTVEESFKTLFWAIFGLSEVKSVVINYGHKFIENIGYVLYGVYNVTMVIVLLNMLIAMINSSFQEIEDDADVEWKFARAKLWFSYFEEGRTLPVPFNLVPSPKSFVYIALKIKSFLPRIFSCHSKGLQEDSEMNKLGHSKHSSIRSSEDGNLNNISHPPTRYQKIMKRLIKRYVLKAQVDKESDEVNEGELKEIKQDISSLRYELLEEKTHNTEDLAELIRKLGERLSIDPKKP from the exons GCGAGCCCCAGATACCAGATTATCTCATAGACGGCAAACATTACTCCGGGAGAAGGGGAGGAGGCAAGCCAACAGAGGACCGGCGTATATGTTTAGTGACCGCTCCACCAGCCTTACAGCAGAGGAAGAGCGGTTTTTGGACGCAGCAGAATATGGTAACATTCCTGTAATAAGAAAAATGATGGAGGAGTGTCTCTCTTTAAACGTTAACTGCGTGGACTACATGGGTCAGAACGCTCTGCAACTAGCCGTGGCCAATGAGCACTTGGAGATTACAGAACTTTTACTTAAGAAAGAAAACTTGGCCCGGGTGGGGGATGCCTTGCTTCTAGCCATCAGCAAAGGATATGTGCGGATAGTGGAGGCCATACTGGGACACCCATCATTTGCCGAAGGGAAGCGGCTCACCACAAGCCCAAGCCAAGCCGAATTCCAGCACGACGACTTCTATGCCTACGATGAAGATGGAACTAGGTTCTCTCAAGACATAACGCCCATCATTTTGGCGGCTCATTGCCAGGAATATGAGATCGTTCATACGCTGCTAAGGAAAGGAGCCCGGATTGAGAGGCCTCATGACTATTTTTGTAAATGCAGTGAATgtagtgaaaaacaaaaacatgactCTTTTAGCCACTCCAGGTCCAGGATTAATGCATATAAAGGTCTTGCCAGTCCAGCATACCTGTCTTTGTCTAGCGAAGACCCTGTTATGACGGCTTTAGAGCTCAGCAATGAGCTGGCTGTATTAGCTAATATAGAAAAAGAATTCAAG aATGACTACAAAAAATTGTCTATGCAATGCAAGGACTTTGTTGTTGGACTTCTTGATTTGTGCAGAAACACAGAGGAGGTGGAAGCGATATTAAATGGTGATGTAGAAACGAACCACAGCTCTGGAGATGCTAGCGACCGGCCGAGCCTCTGCCGATTAAAACTCGCTATTAAGTATGAAGTTAAAAAG tttgtggcTCATCCCAATTGCCAGCAGCAGCTTCTTTCCATCTGGTATGAAAATATATCAGGATTGCGGCAACAGACCACAGCGGTAAAATTTCTGGTCGTTTTGGCTGTAGCAGTCGGCTTGCCATTTCTTGCAATGGTCTACTGGGTGGCACCGTGCAGCAAG CTTGGTAAGATAATGCGCGGACCTTTCATGAAGTTTGTAGCTCACGCGGCCTCATTTACTATTTTCCTTGGTCTGCTAGTGATGAACGCGGCCGACAGATTCGAAGGCACCAAGATCCTTCCTAACGAAAGCATCACGGATAATGCAAAGCAGCTCTTTAGGATGAAGACCTCTTGCTTCTCCTGGATGGAATTGCTCATTATCTCCTGGGTAATAG GTATGATCTGGTCCGAATGTAAAGAAATTTGGTCCCAAGGGCCCAGGGAATACATGTTTGAACTGTGGAATATTCTGGATTTCGGTATGTTGGCCATCTTTGCGGCATCATTCATCGCTAGGTTCATGGCCTTCTGGCATGCGTCCCGGGCACAGAACTATGTGGACGATGATGAGAACATCAAGGACGTGACAAGTGCCACACTGCCTCCCGAAATAAAATACTACACTTTTG CCAGAATAAAATGGCTGCCGTCAGATCCGCAGATCATCTCGGAGGGCCTCTACGCGATCGCGGTTGTTCTGAGCTTCTCTCGCATTGCCTATATCCTACCAGCCAATGAAAGCTTCGGACCCTTACAGATCTCGCTAGGAAGGACAGTGAAGGACATCTTTAAGTTCATGGTGATCTTTATTATGGTGTTTGTGGCCTTCATGATCGGAATGTTTAACCTCTACTCTTATTATCTGGGAGCCAAGCAAAACGACGCCTTCACCAC AGTTGAAGAAAGCTTTAAGACTTTATTCTGGGCCATATTTGGACTTTCTGAAGTGAAGTCGGTGGTCATCAACTACGGGCATAAATTTATAGAGAATATCGGCTATGTCCTGTATGGGGTTTACAATGTCACTATGGTGATCGTACTACTCAACATGCTGATCGCCATGATCAACAGCTCCTTCCAGGAGATCGAG GATGACGCAGATGTGGAGTGGAAATTTGCCAGGGCCAAACTTTGGTTTTCGTACTTTGAGGAAGGAAGGACCCTTCCAGTGCCATTCAACCTGGTGCCAAGTCCCAAATCGTTTGTTTACATTGCGCTGAAAATAAAATCCTTCCTTCCTAGAATATTTTCCTGCCACTCAAAGGGTTTACAGGAGGACTCCGAGATGAACAAG CTCGGTCACAGTAAACACTCGAGCATAAGAAGTTCTGAAGATGGCAACCTGAACAACATCAGTCACCCGCCCACCAGATATCAG